The nucleotide window TCCCTGGAAAAGTGAATTCCCAACATCATAATTAATAAGATTAAATCCTTAGCCTTGAACTCCAAATCTATATGGTTCAATAATCCAAATGAAAGCAAAACATTTTGAGAGTGTGAAAGAAAAACGAAAGAGTTGCATGATCTAGTATCAGTCAACCACCTAGGTAGAGAGGCGTGCTGCCTTTGAAGTGGACTACTTCTTTCACCTTTGCCATGGTGCTCTTCAAGCTGAGCAAATCGCCTCTTAAAACGATCAACTCCACTGAAATTGAAAAACAAGGTTTGTCACAGAAATTCAACACCGAATATTTATTGCAGCAAACTGTCAATTTGAGTTGATGAGTATGAGGACatcaatctttttcttttacgAAAAAAGAATACATACAAAGATAGTGTATGGAATTGGTTTGGAAAGAGCTAACCTGGGGTACACAAAGCTAATATGCTCAGTACCTTGTAGATACTCTTGCAGCATTTGAGGATGATACTCCAGTATCTGTTTACTTTAAAGAGGTTTCCATTATAAGTGAATAAGCAATTGATAGGACCAATGACAATATGGTTTTAAATCATACCTCTCGATATATTAACTCTCTGACATCGTCTTTTGTCAATTTCCTCCTCTCAAATTCAAACTCAAGTTTTGAGATTGGCTGTGTAGATGGTTCACGCTCTACATTTGCCAATCCATAAAAGTATGGATCAGCTAGTGCctgaaaacattttaaaaaaatgtaaataatgaataagctatgtaggaataaataaaaacataaaattccaGCAGGAGAAATAAGCAGACAATTCCTGAATCTTACCTCTTCTGCAGTAGGTCGATCTTTGGGGTCAAAAGCTAATAGGCGTTCAAGTAAACAAAGAGCCAAAGGATCTGCATGAGGAAACTTCTGTGAGAAAGGAACTGGTGGTTTTTTCCTCATGTTACTCAGGTATCTCTTAGCCTTCTCATTTCGAATCTGCAGATGACAAGAAccatgaaaataagaaataaacttTAGACATATTTTAGTCACATTGAATGCAAAGAAATGGATAGTGATTAAATGAGAGAGTAAGCTGACCCTTGCTATGGATTCAGCTGAAGGAGTACCAAGCAAATCAGTCATGAGATCCAATTGATGCACCACATTTTTGCCAGGAAATAACGGCTTGCCTGTTAGCATTTCAGCAAAAATACATCCTATGCTCCATATATCAATTGCGGGTGTATACTGCAAAATATGACATCAAGATAATGTATAGTAAGCATGACAAATACATAATCCATGGACATTGTTAGGTTAAGATAGAATCTCATGTAATCATAAACTTCTTTGTATTTGCCAGGATTTAGATTTGACATGGtgcaaatcaaagatttcccCAATTGGAAAGCTCCTAATTGTGAATTCTGGAGGCTGATAAACATTAGGTGTCACTAATTCTATTACGTATGTGCTTCACCAAATGGAAACCATAAGACCTCTCTCCTTTTTCTATTGctcaaaaatggaaaaattacaCAGTATGGAAAAATAGAATGGCCATTGAGAACAGTCTATGCAACATTTGCAGGAAATTATGCAAGTAGACCATTTACCACATCTGAAATCAGATCTATGGCTTACCTTGGAGAAAAAAGAGCCACATAGTTCAGGTGCACGATACCACCTTGTTGCTACATAGTCCTACAATAACAAAGAAATAGTATGCCAGGAGACTGGCTTagattgaataaaaaaggataaaattatCACTAACCAgcatcaaaataaacaatagtTATAATATTAtagaaaggaagagatttaCTTACAGTCCAAAAAATTGCCGATGGCGCATCATTAAATGATGCACGGGCAAGGCCAAAgtcacaaatttttaatttgcagTCTGCGTTAGCGAGGATGTTTTTTGGCTTCAAGTCTCGGTGAAAAACATTTGCTGTgacatattaataatatatataaatcataatagCCTAGAGAAGATGCATCAAAGAGAGCTGagtaatcaataaaaaaatgtttaaccCGTATGAATGTATTTTAGAGCTCTTAGTAGCTGGTACAGAAAAAACTGGTGGTGTTCAGGTGTGAGATCATCATTTGCTTTTATTACTTGGTGGAGGTCTGATTCCATCAGctcaaaaacaacataaatatcTTTGAATTCTCTCCGTGATGGAGGAAGCATTATATGCTTTATCTCCACAATATCAGGATGGCGGAGAAGCCTGAGAAGCTTGATTTCTCTTAAAATGCGTGTGGCATCTGAAACATGCTCAAATACATCATTGATCTTCTTGATCGCCACTCTCTCCCCTGTGTGCGTGTCTATTGCTGCCCCAACTACTCCATAGCTGCCCTTGCCAATCACCTCTTGTATTTGGTATTGACTTGCTTCACCATACTCGGTGAAGAAATCCTTGTCAAGCATGCTCTGGGTGatttaagaaaacaagaaaaacagtcACTTTCAGTATAAATAGAAAGTGAAAAGCACATACATAAACCGAAAGTTACAGCTTTTAAGAAGATCAATTGAAGAATTTTATAACACGCTACTTCCTAGAAATCATTTTATATCTCATAGTCAGGAAAGAGAAATCATGTTAAACAGAAAAATCAATAGCCACACCGGCTTGTTAGGCACAGTAATAGAAAGTGAGATAATTAAGCTTCTAGAGGAACATCACAATCTTGATGGCAAAAACCAATCAAATACACACATGAACACAAGATAGGACATATCAAAAGAATAATCAAggaaaaaacaacaatattaagaCAGAATTCCAATCAATCATTCTCAATTGAATCGATAAGATGCAAGATAACATAGAAGAACAACACCAAAAAGGTAACAGTAAACAAACAATGATCTAATTGTTCAATTGAACCTCTGCTCAAGACCAAATCCAATTGAAGAAcaaaaactaatataaataataccCAGTAAAGAGATATGAGAAGAGAATCACATGATTGATGTTGAATCGATGAATTCAATAATACAGACTCAAatttttttgccaaaaaaaaaaaacctcaaaacaATGAACCAGAGCACCTCTTCATAAATCCCCAACAAAGCAACGAAGACAAAAGAAGCTTAGAAACGCACCTCATTTCACAGAACCACCAACTAAGATACGAGAGCTAACCAAATTCATGGAAAGAACGCAACAAACACAATACTCACAGCACGATTTAAGGGCAAAAACGTGTTTTTTAATGAGCACGCGGATTGGACAGCGTCAAAGGATAAATGACGCAAAAAAACAGAGCTTTATACGCAACATCTCtcacaaccaaacaaacaaaaaagaaaaaggggaaaaaaactgGATCTTTGAGAAATGAAGGAGGAGCTGACCTTCTTGTGGGGATCAACGGCGGCCATGGAAACTCGTCTAGGAACTTTGAGGCGTCTGAGACCGCTGTGATCCTGCTCGTCCTTGTCTAGTTTGAGATCCGAACATTGAgattgagaagatgaagaagtggGATTGTGGCGGCGTTTGAACAACCGACGAACGCCATCGACGATGGAATTGGCGCCCATAAATCACGGCGAGATGCGGCATTGCCAGCTCCTTCAGCCCCTCTCCACTTGGCCTgccatcttcttcctctcttcctctctccCTCGCTGACCATGCGAGTCCAGCGTTCAGACAAGACGgcgagagaaagagagagagagagagagagagagagagagaagtgaaggactaaataaaaaattggcagttttattatttagaccttgaaaagatataatattatttattagttccttttttttttggtagttGATAGAtgtaacttaaaaaattaatagtaaTTTATTCATGAGCTTTATTAAAGCATATCATTAACAGTAATAGTTTGTCTCCTTTAATTAATGTCAAcaaattttttctttgttaaaaaaGAGCTGTTGAACTGTATAATTTACTTTTGATCCTTGGGCGAGtcttt belongs to Dioscorea cayenensis subsp. rotundata cultivar TDr96_F1 chromosome 17, TDr96_F1_v2_PseudoChromosome.rev07_lg8_w22 25.fasta, whole genome shotgun sequence and includes:
- the LOC120280822 gene encoding mitogen-activated protein kinase 9-like isoform X1; protein product: MGANSIVDGVRRLFKRRHNPTSSSSQSQCSDLKLDKDEQDHSGLRRLKVPRRVSMAAVDPHKKSMLDKDFFTEYGEASQYQIQEVIGKGSYGVVGAAIDTHTGERVAIKKINDVFEHVSDATRILREIKLLRLLRHPDIVEIKHIMLPPSRREFKDIYVVFELMESDLHQVIKANDDLTPEHHQFFLYQLLRALKYIHTANVFHRDLKPKNILANADCKLKICDFGLARASFNDAPSAIFWTDYVATRWYRAPELCGSFFSKYTPAIDIWSIGCIFAEMLTGKPLFPGKNVVHQLDLMTDLLGTPSAESIARVSLLSHLITIHFFAFNVTKICLKFISYFHGSCHLQIRNEKAKRYLSNMRKKPPVPFSQKFPHADPLALCLLERLLAFDPKDRPTAEEALADPYFYGLANVEREPSTQPISKLEFEFERRKLTKDDVRELIYREILEYHPQMLQEYLQGTEHISFVYPSGVDRFKRRFAQLEEHHGKGERSSPLQRQHASLPRERVCAYKDSDIEEQTVALVARASLESPPRSQKSEDSEHDEAIENGQYMSNYNTRGLLKSASISASKCVTVNQRKQMEDEVISELTDEEGS
- the LOC120280822 gene encoding mitogen-activated protein kinase 9-like isoform X2, yielding MGANSIVDGVRRLFKRRHNPTSSSSQSQCSDLKLDKDEQDHSGLRRLKVPRRVSMAAVDPHKKSMLDKDFFTEYGEASQYQIQEVIGKGSYGVVGAAIDTHTGERVAIKKINDVFEHVSDATRILREIKLLRLLRHPDIVEIKHIMLPPSRREFKDIYVVFELMESDLHQVIKANDDLTPEHHQFFLYQLLRALKYIHTANVFHRDLKPKNILANADCKLKICDFGLARASFNDAPSAIFWTDYVATRWYRAPELCGSFFSKYTPAIDIWSIGCIFAEMLTGKPLFPGKNVVHQLDLMTDLLGTPSAESIARIRNEKAKRYLSNMRKKPPVPFSQKFPHADPLALCLLERLLAFDPKDRPTAEEALADPYFYGLANVEREPSTQPISKLEFEFERRKLTKDDVRELIYREILEYHPQMLQEYLQGTEHISFVYPSGVDRFKRRFAQLEEHHGKGERSSPLQRQHASLPRERVCAYKDSDIEEQTVALVARASLESPPRSQKSEDSEHDEAIENGQYMSNYNTRGLLKSASISASKCVTVNQRKQMEDEVISELTDEEGS
- the LOC120280822 gene encoding mitogen-activated protein kinase 9-like isoform X3, with translation MLDKDFFTEYGEASQYQIQEVIGKGSYGVVGAAIDTHTGERVAIKKINDVFEHVSDATRILREIKLLRLLRHPDIVEIKHIMLPPSRREFKDIYVVFELMESDLHQVIKANDDLTPEHHQFFLYQLLRALKYIHTANVFHRDLKPKNILANADCKLKICDFGLARASFNDAPSAIFWTDYVATRWYRAPELCGSFFSKYTPAIDIWSIGCIFAEMLTGKPLFPGKNVVHQLDLMTDLLGTPSAESIARIRNEKAKRYLSNMRKKPPVPFSQKFPHADPLALCLLERLLAFDPKDRPTAEEALADPYFYGLANVEREPSTQPISKLEFEFERRKLTKDDVRELIYREILEYHPQMLQEYLQGTEHISFVYPSGVDRFKRRFAQLEEHHGKGERSSPLQRQHASLPRERVCAYKDSDIEEQTVALVARASLESPPRSQKSEDSEHDEAIENGQYMSNYNTRGLLKSASISASKCVTVNQRKQMEDEVISELTDEEGS
- the LOC120280822 gene encoding mitogen-activated protein kinase 12-like isoform X4 yields the protein MGANSIVDGVRRLFKRRHNPTSSSSQSQCSDLKLDKDEQDHSGLRRLKVPRRVSMAAVDPHKKSMLDKDFFTEYGEASQYQIQEVIGKGSYGVVGAAIDTHTGERVAIKKINDVFEHVSDATRILREIKLLRLLRHPDIVEIKHIMLPPSRREFKDIYVVFELMESDLHQVIKANDDLTPEHHQFFLYQLLRALKYIHTANVFHRDLKPKNILANADCKLKICDFGLARASFNDAPSAIFWTDYVATRWYRAPELCGSFFSKYTPAIDIWSIGCIFAEMLTGKPLFPGKNVVHQLDLMTDLLGTPSAESIARIRNEKAKRYLSNMRKKPPVPFSQKFPHADPLALCLLERLLAFDPKDRPTAEEALADPYFYGLANVEREPSTQPISKLEFEFERRKLTKDDVRELIYREILEYHPQMLQEYLQVELIVLRGDLLSLKSTMAKVKEVVHFKGSTPLYLGRGYVHIKIVILRSRP